The Candidatus Mycosynbacter amalyticus genome contains the following window.
GTGAGACAGTTCGGTTTATATCCGGTATGGACGTTAGGAAACTTGAGAAGATCTACCCCTAGTACGAGAGGACCGGGGCGGACGAACCTCTGGTGTATGGATTGTGGCCACCTGCTGCATTGTCCAGTAGCTATGTTCGGAATGGATAAGCGCTGAAAGCATATTAAGCGCGAAGCCAACTTCAAGATTAGGTTTCCCTATGAGGACACAGATAGACTATCTGTTTGATAGGTGCAAGGTGGAAGTGTAGTAATACATGGAGCTGAAGCATACTAATAGTCCCATTGCCTTTTTATGTCCTTATCACCAACTGTTATTGCTTGCAATAACAGAGGTGATGAGGTAGACTTAACTAGTAATTGGTGTGGAGCACACCAATAGTCAATCAAAAGACTCGCACATTTCTAAACAAGCATTCGTGTCCGTTCTAAGGACATCGAAGCGAGGCTCTTTCATAAGACTTGGACCCACTGATAGTGTATCAGCGCAAAGTGTCCCGAGCAGAAACGGCCTTACTTCGGTGCCCATGGCGGTGAGGAAACACCTGTTCCCATTCCGAACACAGAAGTTAAGCTCATCAGCGGCGATTATACTGCGTAAGTGGGAAACTAGCACGGTGCCGAATTATAAAAAGACCATCCTAATAGGGTGGTCTTTTTCTTTTGTGACTCATGCAGTGGATATGCTATAAATACAACAGTCAATGGCTAAAAAACTTCGTATTTCACTGAGGTGCGTGAAATGTTCCTGCTAGTTGACTCGAGATGTTTCACGATCAGTAGGTAAGTTGCCAGGCAATTTTTCACATGGTACGGTGAGGTATATGAGGCTCTAAAGTTTCATGTAAGGAGGTAGTGTATGAACACCAGTGTACTGACAACCACAAAATCTAAAGTACCGTATGCTGTCATGGCTGTGGCAACAGTCGCGACATTGTCGGTCGGTATCCTGGCGTCGACACCGTCGCACGCATTGGGCGGGCAGTCACAGGTGCAAGCTGCATCTGCGCAGTACCAAAACGAAATCGACAAGCGCTATCAGAGTGATGCTGTGTTTCGCCAAGTGCTTGGTGCTCCAATAGGTGGCATACAGCGAGACGGCGAAGTGTACTTCCAAAATTATCAAAATGGCCGGGCGTATTATGCTGCGGGCTATGGTGTCCATGAAGTGCATGGCAATATCTATACGCTGTTTACTCAGCTTGGTGGGCACCGTGTGACCGGGATACCCGTCACAGACGAGGCCGCGACACCAGATGGCAAGGGTAAATTCAACCATTTCAATAAGATGGCAAATAGCCCAGAAGCAGTCTCATCGATTTACTGGACGGCTGCGACAGGTGCGCATTATGTACAGAACAAAATTCACGTCAAGTGGGTGGCAACGGGCTGGGAGAATGGTCCGCTTGGTTATCCAATAACAGACGAGGCAACTGCCAAAGATGGCGTA
Protein-coding sequences here:
- a CDS encoding LGFP repeat-containing protein, yielding MNTSVLTTTKSKVPYAVMAVATVATLSVGILASTPSHALGGQSQVQAASAQYQNEIDKRYQSDAVFRQVLGAPIGGIQRDGEVYFQNYQNGRAYYAAGYGVHEVHGNIYTLFTQLGGHRVTGIPVTDEAATPDGKGKFNHFNKMANSPEAVSSIYWTAATGAHYVQNKIHVKWVATGWENGPLGYPITDEATAKDGVSKYNNFQQGTIYSSAQYGEKYVVGEIYKKWAQYNYDGGFLGKPMSDETKTPDGKGRFNVFEGGSVYWSPASGAHSIGGKIRDGWAAIGWEVSWLGYPTSDEYNIPGGKGQDFQGGYIRWTPQTGVVAYRK